One window from the genome of Rhodopseudomonas sp. P2A-2r encodes:
- a CDS encoding pentapeptide MXKDX repeat protein, with the protein MTITTKIALGISAAALSLSLALAPAAFAQDKMGKDDGMKKDGMMKKDDGMKKDAMSHDGMKKDDGMKKDGMMKKDEMKK; encoded by the coding sequence ATGACCATCACCACCAAGATCGCGCTTGGCATTTCTGCCGCTGCCCTCTCGCTCAGCCTGGCACTGGCGCCGGCCGCCTTCGCTCAGGACAAGATGGGCAAGGATGACGGAATGAAGAAAGACGGCATGATGAAGAAGGACGACGGCATGAAAAAGGATGCCATGTCGCACGACGGCATGAAGAAGGACGACGGAATGAAGAAGGACGGCATGATGAAGAAGGACGAGATGAAGAAGTAA
- a CDS encoding DUF6481 family protein has product MGFKEPSFADRQKAALDAKKNILTKFKSQPGPDDPAVKARAAEREAQAAARAQAKLLRDAEKAAQKIREAEEAAEAAARAAREKEEAAAAELALEAEKKAARDARYAARKKRK; this is encoded by the coding sequence ATGGGATTTAAAGAACCGAGTTTTGCTGACCGCCAAAAGGCGGCGCTCGACGCCAAGAAGAACATCCTGACCAAGTTCAAGTCGCAGCCGGGCCCCGACGATCCGGCCGTGAAGGCGCGCGCTGCCGAGCGCGAGGCACAGGCCGCCGCACGCGCTCAGGCCAAGCTGTTGCGCGACGCCGAAAAGGCCGCGCAGAAAATCCGCGAAGCCGAGGAAGCTGCTGAGGCCGCTGCCCGCGCCGCGCGCGAAAAGGAAGAGGCCGCCGCCGCCGAGCTGGCGCTGGAAGCCGAAAAGAAGGCCGCGCGCGACGCCCGCTACGCCGCCCGCAAGAAGCGCAAGTAG
- a CDS encoding FKBP-type peptidyl-prolyl cis-trans isomerase, translating into MRSFKLAGRLATVLLGLGLASVATDSSLSTATAQAAGKIMTTASGLKIEDTVVGTGKTPTRGQTCVMHYTGWLYENGVKGKKFDSSLDRNEPFEFPIGMKRVIGGWDEGVSTMKVGGKRTLIIPPDLGYGARGAGGVIPPNATLIFDVELLDVKG; encoded by the coding sequence ATGCGTTCTTTCAAGCTTGCGGGCAGGCTCGCGACCGTGTTGCTGGGTCTGGGCCTGGCGTCGGTTGCAACAGACAGTTCACTCTCAACAGCAACGGCTCAGGCCGCAGGAAAAATCATGACGACAGCTTCAGGCCTGAAAATCGAGGATACCGTGGTCGGCACCGGCAAGACGCCGACGCGCGGACAGACCTGCGTGATGCACTACACCGGTTGGCTCTACGAGAACGGCGTCAAGGGCAAGAAATTCGACTCCTCGCTCGACCGCAACGAGCCGTTCGAGTTTCCGATCGGCATGAAGCGCGTGATCGGCGGCTGGGACGAGGGCGTCTCGACCATGAAGGTCGGCGGCAAGCGCACCCTGATCATTCCGCCGGATCTCGGTTATGGCGCCCGCGGCGCCGGCGGCGTGATTCCGCCGAATGCCACCCTGATCTTCGACGTCGAACTGCTCGACGTGAAGGGCTGA
- a CDS encoding TRAP transporter substrate-binding protein, producing MLSRRRLLITAGLAVTCPAVLRAESLKLRLAHGLPTTHPVHPAMQRFADIVRERTGGEIEIAIFADGQLGQEVDLLSQVQAGKLDFLKVSASLLERFHPAYKVLNLPFTLRDRAHWLKVTTSDVGRDILASTAPAGLVGVTFYDAGARSFYGRKPINHPDDLKGMKIRIQPSETMTRLMQVFGAEGVELAWSNVFIALKSGLVDGAENSVAALIIGNHADVVSHYSFDEHTMISDVLLIGSARLQSLSPQHQSVVREAAMASYDHMNTLWTDFETRAKTEIAQRGVTFVRPDKTPFIEKAAPLIEQFAADEVSRSVLRRIAQS from the coding sequence ATGCTGTCTCGGCGTCGCCTTCTGATCACCGCGGGGTTGGCCGTTACCTGTCCGGCGGTGCTGCGCGCCGAATCGCTGAAACTGCGCCTCGCCCATGGCCTGCCAACGACCCATCCGGTGCACCCGGCAATGCAGCGTTTCGCCGATATCGTGCGCGAGCGCACCGGCGGCGAGATCGAAATCGCGATTTTCGCCGATGGCCAGCTCGGCCAGGAGGTCGACCTTCTGTCGCAGGTCCAGGCCGGCAAGCTGGATTTCCTCAAGGTCAGCGCCAGCTTGCTGGAGCGTTTCCACCCCGCCTACAAGGTGCTGAACCTGCCATTCACGCTGCGCGACAGGGCGCACTGGCTGAAGGTGACCACCAGCGATGTCGGCCGCGACATCCTCGCCTCCACCGCGCCCGCGGGGCTGGTCGGGGTGACATTCTACGATGCCGGCGCCCGCAGCTTCTATGGCCGCAAACCGATCAACCACCCCGATGACCTCAAGGGCATGAAGATCCGCATCCAGCCGTCGGAGACCATGACCCGGCTGATGCAGGTGTTCGGCGCCGAGGGTGTCGAGCTGGCCTGGAGCAATGTGTTCATCGCGCTCAAATCCGGCTTGGTGGACGGCGCGGAGAACAGCGTGGCGGCGTTGATCATTGGCAACCACGCCGACGTGGTATCGCATTACTCTTTCGACGAACACACCATGATTTCGGATGTTCTGCTGATCGGCAGCGCGCGGTTGCAGTCGCTCAGCCCGCAGCATCAGAGCGTCGTCCGCGAGGCGGCAATGGCCTCATACGATCACATGAACACGTTGTGGACGGATTTCGAGACCCGCGCCAAGACCGAGATCGCGCAGCGCGGTGTCACCTTCGTGCGCCCGGACAAGACCCCGTTCATCGAGAAGGCTGCGCCCCTCATCGAGCAGTTCGCGGCCGATGAGGTGTCGCGGAGCGTATTGCGCCGGATTGCCCAATCCTGA
- a CDS encoding YoaK family protein: MLVQQGEERGNDVDRRLACTLAAVAGALNTAAFEAVGFFSANMTGNVSMLSDHIALGNFLSGWFFLAIVLTFIAGSVVSTVLINFGRRRAIHGIYAYSILAEAILLAILGVIDLGLPQVHRGPSLILGLSFLMGLQNAVVTRISGARVRTTHVSGMATDIGIEIGMLIDVALGREPRETAAPYWAKLRLHAMSILSFLAGGTVGVLVYKAIGGVLLLATSLLLLAIAVAGIRQARGLRLRPVPLA; encoded by the coding sequence ATGTTGGTACAGCAGGGCGAAGAGCGCGGAAACGATGTCGACCGGCGGCTGGCCTGCACGCTGGCGGCGGTCGCCGGCGCGCTGAACACCGCGGCGTTCGAGGCGGTAGGGTTCTTCTCGGCGAACATGACCGGCAACGTGTCGATGCTCTCCGATCATATCGCGCTCGGCAATTTTCTCAGTGGCTGGTTCTTTCTCGCCATCGTGTTGACCTTCATCGCCGGCTCCGTGGTGTCCACGGTGCTGATCAATTTCGGCCGGCGGCGGGCGATCCACGGCATCTACGCCTACAGCATTCTCGCCGAGGCCATTCTTCTCGCCATCCTCGGCGTCATCGATCTCGGCCTGCCGCAGGTCCATCGCGGGCCGTCGCTGATCCTCGGGCTGAGTTTTCTGATGGGGTTGCAGAACGCCGTGGTGACGCGCATTTCCGGCGCCCGCGTTCGCACCACCCACGTCTCCGGCATGGCCACCGACATCGGCATAGAGATCGGCATGCTGATCGACGTGGCGCTGGGCCGGGAGCCCCGGGAAACCGCCGCGCCGTACTGGGCCAAGCTGCGGCTGCATGCCATGAGCATCCTGTCGTTCCTGGCGGGCGGCACCGTCGGCGTGCTGGTCTACAAGGCGATCGGCGGGGTGCTGCTGCTCGCCACGTCGCTTCTGTTGCTGGCCATTGCCGTCGCCGGCATCCGGCAGGCGCGGGGGCTGCGTCTGCGTCCCGTGCCACTGGCATAG
- a CDS encoding alpha-2-macroglobulin family protein — protein MIGLVRAVTFCAALAFGLVSASAADKAFRRDDLQDSAIKLEAQIKSEAGPVSKSAATLRSDADAAFRRSDYRAGLTTLGQIVAIAPEDSANWLRLAKTIFQIRPATSSETTFLLERASTAAYIAYQRAGNAGEEAEALAALGRAMSERKLWRPALDTLRLSLELREVADVRGQYEKLRDDHGFRLLDYTVDSDSASPRACFQFSEDLAKRVDFAPFLALAGSDKPALTSEEKQLCVEGLKHGERYNINLRAGLPSTVKETLPKSAEFNIYVRDRKPFVRFTGRAYVLPRTGQQGIPLVSVNTQAVSVQVFRIGDRNLIGTVIDSDFQKTLSKYQLDSLGSERGVKVWSGDLVTGSTLNADVTTAFPVDQAIGELQPGVYVMTAVAKGPGSGKDDDDGSLATQWFIVSDLGLTAFSGNDGIHVFVNSLASTDPVGKAEVRLLARNNEILATRKADDAGHVLFEAGLARGEGGLAPALLTVTGDKGDYAFLSLKTDAFDLSDRGVSGRAVPAGADAFVYAERGVYRSGETVYLTALLRDGQGNAVTGGPLTMVIERPDGVEFRRVVLQDQGAGGRSLTLPLNSAVPTGTWRARVFTDPKAAAVGETTFMVEDYVPDRIEFDISSKDKQIKAEAPVELKVEGRFLYGAPASGLQLEGDLLVAPAAARPGFAGYQFGVADEETTSNERTPIEDLPEADANGVATFPVSLPKPPSSTRPQEAQIFIRVTETGGRAVERKLVLPVAPATALIGVKPLFADKNVAEGDKAEFDVVFVSPDGKPLARNGLRYELLKMESRYQWYRQNSSWEYEPVKSTKRVADGDLTIAADKPARVSLAPQPGRYRLDVKSTEADGPLTSVQFDVGWYSDGSADTPDLLETSIDKPEYVSGDTMTVSVNSRSAGRLTVNVLGDRLLTTQTVQVKEGASQVKIPVGKDWGTGAYVVATLRRPLDTAAKRMPGRAIGVKWFGIDKKARTLDVALSPPALIRPSTTLKLPVKLGGLNPGEDAKIVVAAVDVGILNLTNYKPPAPDDYYLGQRRMTSEIRDIYGQLIDGMQGTRGQLRTGGDSAGAELQGSPPTQKPLALYSGIVTVAADGTAEIVFEIPEFAGTARVMAVAWTATKLGRATTDVIVRDPVVLTATLPRFLLSGDKGTMSMDLDNVEGAPGDYTINVKTTGPLKVTGNPATTVRLAAEQRSSMALALDANGGAGTAQLDVDIKGPNGITLARHYMLDVKAATQILARRSIRTLAKGESLTLTSDMFSDLVPGTGGVSLSASFSTALDAATILKALDRYPYGCSEQITSRAMPLLYVNDLAAGAYLAMDTGIDQRIKDSIDRLLARQGSNGSFGLWSAGGDDSWLDAYVTDFLTRAREKGFKVPDVLFRSALDRIRNSVVNAEEPEKDGGRDLAYGLYVLAKNGTAPIGDLRYLADTKLDKLATLIAKSQLAAALALVGDRARAERVYAAAVDSLAPKPVIQFGRVDYGSALRDAAALVSLASEGNAPKATLTQAVQRVEAARGLTPYTSTQENAWLVLASRALAKEANTLSLDVNGAPIKTALYRSYKAAEMAGQPIKITNTGDVPVQAVISVTGAPVTPEPAASNGFKIERSYFTLDGKPADVTKAKQNDRFAVVLKITEAKPEYGHIMVADYLPAGLEIDNPHLVSSGDTGTLDWIEDGEEPEHTEFRDDRFTAAIDRKSDDKAVFTVAYVVRAVSPGKYVLPQAYVEDMYNPSRYGRTGTGSVEVTKAK, from the coding sequence ATGATTGGTTTGGTTCGCGCCGTTACCTTTTGCGCCGCGCTGGCATTCGGCCTGGTGTCGGCAAGTGCGGCGGACAAGGCATTCAGGCGCGACGATCTGCAGGACTCCGCCATCAAGCTGGAGGCCCAGATCAAGAGCGAGGCCGGACCGGTCAGCAAGTCGGCCGCGACGCTGCGCAGCGACGCCGATGCCGCGTTCCGGCGCAGCGACTACCGCGCTGGGCTGACCACCCTCGGCCAGATCGTGGCCATCGCGCCGGAAGACAGCGCCAACTGGCTGCGGCTGGCCAAGACCATCTTCCAGATCCGTCCCGCGACATCGTCGGAAACCACCTTCCTGCTCGAGCGGGCCTCGACCGCCGCCTATATCGCCTATCAGCGCGCCGGCAATGCCGGCGAGGAGGCCGAGGCGCTGGCGGCGCTGGGCCGTGCCATGTCCGAACGCAAGCTGTGGCGCCCGGCGCTGGACACGCTGCGGCTGTCGCTGGAGCTGCGCGAGGTCGCCGACGTCCGCGGCCAGTACGAAAAACTACGCGACGACCACGGCTTCCGGCTGCTCGACTACACCGTCGACTCGGATTCCGCCTCGCCGCGCGCATGTTTCCAGTTCTCCGAGGATCTCGCCAAGCGGGTCGACTTCGCGCCGTTCCTGGCACTGGCCGGCAGCGACAAGCCGGCGCTGACCTCCGAGGAAAAACAGCTCTGCGTCGAGGGCCTCAAGCATGGCGAGCGCTACAACATCAACCTGCGCGCCGGCCTGCCGTCGACCGTGAAGGAGACGCTGCCGAAATCCGCCGAGTTCAATATCTATGTGCGTGATCGCAAGCCGTTCGTGCGCTTCACCGGCCGCGCCTATGTACTGCCGCGCACCGGCCAGCAGGGCATCCCGCTGGTGTCGGTCAATACCCAGGCGGTGTCGGTGCAGGTGTTCCGGATCGGCGACCGCAACCTGATCGGCACGGTCATCGACAGCGATTTCCAGAAGACGCTCAGCAAATACCAGCTCGACAGCTTAGGCTCCGAGCGCGGCGTGAAGGTGTGGTCGGGCGACCTGGTGACCGGTTCCACGCTGAACGCCGACGTGACCACGGCATTCCCGGTCGATCAGGCCATCGGCGAGCTGCAGCCGGGCGTCTATGTGATGACCGCCGTGGCCAAGGGGCCGGGCTCCGGCAAGGACGACGACGACGGCTCGCTGGCGACCCAGTGGTTCATCGTCTCCGACCTCGGCCTGACCGCGTTCTCCGGCAATGACGGCATCCACGTGTTCGTCAATTCACTGGCCTCGACCGATCCGGTGGGCAAGGCGGAGGTCCGGCTGCTGGCGCGCAACAACGAGATCCTCGCCACCAGGAAGGCCGACGACGCCGGCCATGTGCTGTTCGAGGCCGGGTTGGCCCGCGGCGAGGGCGGGCTTGCGCCGGCGCTGCTGACGGTCACCGGCGACAAGGGCGACTACGCCTTTCTCAGCCTGAAGACCGACGCCTTCGACCTCTCCGACCGCGGCGTCTCCGGCCGCGCGGTGCCGGCCGGCGCCGATGCCTTCGTCTATGCCGAACGCGGCGTCTATCGCTCCGGCGAGACCGTCTATCTCACCGCGCTGCTGCGCGACGGGCAGGGCAATGCCGTCACCGGCGGGCCGCTGACCATGGTGATCGAGCGGCCCGATGGCGTCGAGTTCCGCCGCGTCGTGCTGCAGGACCAGGGCGCCGGCGGCCGCAGCCTGACGCTGCCGCTGAATTCCGCGGTGCCGACCGGCACTTGGCGGGCCCGGGTGTTCACCGATCCGAAGGCCGCCGCCGTCGGCGAGACCACCTTCATGGTCGAGGATTACGTCCCGGACCGGATCGAATTCGATATATCTTCCAAGGACAAGCAGATCAAAGCGGAAGCTCCGGTAGAACTTAAGGTTGAAGGCCGGTTCCTGTACGGTGCCCCGGCCTCCGGTCTGCAGCTCGAAGGCGATCTGCTGGTCGCCCCGGCGGCCGCACGGCCGGGCTTTGCCGGCTATCAGTTCGGGGTCGCCGACGAGGAGACCACCAGCAACGAGCGTACGCCCATTGAAGATCTGCCCGAGGCCGACGCCAACGGTGTTGCCACGTTCCCGGTGAGTCTGCCAAAGCCGCCGTCCTCGACGCGGCCGCAGGAGGCGCAGATCTTCATCCGCGTGACCGAGACCGGCGGCCGCGCGGTCGAGCGCAAGCTGGTGCTGCCGGTGGCCCCTGCCACGGCGCTGATCGGCGTCAAGCCGCTGTTCGCCGACAAGAACGTCGCCGAGGGCGACAAGGCCGAGTTCGACGTGGTCTTCGTGTCGCCGGACGGCAAGCCGCTGGCCCGCAACGGCCTGCGCTACGAGCTGCTGAAAATGGAGTCCCGTTACCAATGGTACCGGCAGAACTCGTCCTGGGAATATGAGCCGGTCAAGTCCACCAAACGTGTCGCCGACGGCGATCTCACCATCGCCGCCGACAAGCCGGCACGCGTATCCCTGGCGCCGCAGCCCGGCCGCTATCGGCTGGACGTCAAGTCGACCGAGGCCGACGGCCCGCTGACCTCGGTGCAGTTCGATGTCGGCTGGTATTCCGACGGCAGCGCCGACACGCCGGACCTGCTGGAGACCTCCATCGACAAACCGGAATATGTCTCCGGCGACACCATGACCGTGTCGGTGAACTCCCGCTCGGCGGGACGCCTGACCGTCAACGTGCTGGGCGACCGGCTACTGACGACGCAGACCGTGCAGGTCAAGGAAGGCGCGTCGCAGGTCAAGATCCCCGTCGGCAAGGACTGGGGAACCGGCGCCTATGTGGTGGCGACGCTGCGCCGGCCACTCGATACCGCGGCCAAGCGCATGCCCGGCCGCGCCATCGGCGTGAAGTGGTTCGGCATCGACAAGAAGGCGCGCACCCTCGACGTGGCGCTGTCGCCGCCGGCGCTGATCCGGCCGAGCACGACGCTGAAGCTGCCGGTCAAGCTGGGCGGGCTCAATCCCGGCGAGGACGCCAAGATCGTGGTGGCCGCCGTCGATGTCGGCATTCTCAACCTCACCAATTACAAGCCGCCGGCGCCGGACGACTACTATCTTGGCCAGCGCCGCATGACCTCGGAGATCCGCGACATCTACGGGCAGCTGATCGACGGCATGCAGGGTACCCGCGGCCAGCTCAGGACCGGCGGCGACTCCGCCGGCGCCGAATTGCAGGGCTCGCCGCCCACGCAAAAGCCGCTGGCGCTGTATTCGGGAATCGTCACCGTGGCCGCCGACGGCACCGCCGAGATCGTGTTCGAGATCCCGGAATTCGCCGGCACCGCCCGCGTGATGGCGGTGGCCTGGACCGCCACAAAACTCGGCCGCGCCACCACTGACGTAATCGTCAGGGATCCCGTGGTGCTGACCGCGACGCTGCCGCGCTTTCTGCTGTCCGGCGACAAGGGCACCATGAGCATGGACCTCGACAATGTCGAAGGCGCGCCGGGCGATTACACCATCAACGTCAAGACCACCGGCCCGCTGAAGGTCACCGGCAATCCCGCCACCACCGTCAGGCTGGCGGCCGAGCAGCGCAGCTCCATGGCGCTGGCGCTGGATGCCAATGGCGGCGCCGGCACCGCGCAGCTCGATGTCGATATCAAGGGACCGAATGGCATCACTTTGGCGCGGCACTACATGCTCGACGTCAAGGCCGCGACCCAGATCCTAGCGCGGCGTTCGATCCGCACCCTAGCCAAGGGCGAGAGCCTGACGCTGACCTCGGATATGTTCTCCGACCTGGTGCCGGGCACCGGCGGCGTGTCGCTGTCGGCGTCGTTCTCCACCGCGCTCGACGCCGCCACCATCCTGAAGGCGCTCGACCGCTATCCCTATGGCTGCTCGGAACAGATCACCAGCCGGGCGATGCCGCTGCTTTATGTCAACGATCTCGCCGCCGGCGCGTATCTGGCGATGGACACCGGCATCGACCAGCGCATCAAGGACTCCATCGACCGGCTGCTGGCAAGGCAGGGCTCCAACGGCTCGTTCGGCCTGTGGTCGGCCGGCGGCGACGATTCCTGGCTCGACGCCTATGTCACGGACTTCCTGACCCGCGCCCGCGAAAAGGGTTTTAAGGTGCCGGACGTGCTGTTCCGCAGCGCACTCGACCGGATCAGGAACTCGGTGGTCAACGCCGAGGAGCCGGAGAAGGACGGCGGCCGTGATCTCGCTTACGGCCTCTATGTGCTGGCCAAGAACGGCACCGCGCCGATCGGCGACCTGCGCTATCTCGCCGACACCAAGCTGGACAAGCTGGCGACTCTGATCGCCAAGTCCCAGCTCGCCGCCGCGCTGGCGCTGGTCGGCGACCGCGCCCGAGCCGAGCGGGTCTATGCCGCAGCGGTCGACAGCCTCGCGCCAAAGCCGGTGATCCAGTTCGGCCGCGTCGACTACGGTTCGGCGCTGCGCGATGCCGCGGCATTGGTGTCACTGGCCAGTGAAGGCAACGCACCCAAGGCGACGCTGACCCAGGCGGTGCAGCGCGTCGAGGCCGCCCGTGGTCTCACGCCCTACACCTCGACCCAGGAGAACGCCTGGCTGGTTCTGGCATCGCGGGCGCTGGCCAAGGAGGCCAACACGCTGTCGCTGGACGTCAACGGCGCCCCCATCAAGACGGCTCTGTACCGCAGCTACAAGGCGGCGGAGATGGCGGGCCAGCCGATCAAGATCACCAATACCGGCGACGTGCCGGTGCAGGCGGTGATCTCAGTCACCGGCGCGCCGGTCACGCCGGAGCCGGCGGCATCCAACGGCTTCAAGATCGAGCGCAGCTATTTTACGCTCGACGGCAAGCCTGCCGATGTGACCAAGGCGAAGCAGAACGACCGCTTTGCCGTGGTGCTGAAGATCACCGAAGCCAAGCCGGAATACGGCCACATCATGGTGGCCGACTATCTGCCGGCTGGCCTGGAGATCGACAATCCGCATCTGGTATCGTCCGGCGACACCGGCACGCTGGACTGGATCGAGGACGGCGAGGAGCCCGAACATACCGAGTTCCGCGACGACCGTTTCACCGCAGCCATCGACCGCAAGAGCGATGACAAGGCGGTGTTCACGGTGGCCTACGTGGTGCGCGCGGTATCGCCGGGCAAGTATGTGCTGCCGCAGGCCTACGTCGAGGACATGTACAATCCCTCGCGCTACGGCCGCACCGGCACCGGCTCTGTCGAAGTGACGAAGGCGAAATGA
- a CDS encoding glycosyltransferase family 2 protein: MSFSETSTVDVSIVVPVRNEADNVAPLIAEITAALDGRWPYEIIYINDGSTDATPQRLADLMKQRPNLRRLDHAKSSGQSAAVRSRVRAARGVVVATLDGDGQNNPAFLPDLIAAVVNGNGRVGLAAGQRVGRKDTGFKKMQSRIANAVRNAILKDGTRDTGCGLKCFRRDVFLSLPYFDGLHRFLPALVRREGFDIAYVDVTDRPRHSGVSNYGFFDRLWIGIMDLAGVWWLIRRKRATPVATEFK; the protein is encoded by the coding sequence TTGTCGTTTTCCGAGACTTCCACCGTTGATGTTTCGATCGTTGTGCCGGTGCGCAACGAGGCGGACAACGTCGCGCCTCTGATCGCCGAGATCACCGCCGCGCTGGATGGCCGCTGGCCCTACGAGATCATCTACATCAACGACGGCTCCACAGACGCGACCCCGCAGCGCCTCGCCGATCTGATGAAGCAGCGTCCGAATCTCCGCCGCCTCGATCACGCAAAATCCTCGGGTCAGTCGGCGGCGGTGCGGAGCAGGGTGCGCGCCGCACGCGGTGTCGTGGTCGCGACCCTCGACGGCGACGGCCAGAATAATCCGGCCTTCCTGCCCGACCTGATCGCTGCCGTAGTGAATGGCAACGGTCGTGTCGGCCTTGCCGCCGGGCAGCGCGTCGGCCGCAAGGATACAGGCTTCAAGAAGATGCAGTCGCGTATCGCCAATGCGGTGCGTAACGCGATCCTGAAAGATGGCACGCGCGATACCGGATGCGGCCTGAAGTGCTTTCGCCGAGATGTATTTCTGTCGCTGCCGTATTTCGACGGGCTGCATCGCTTCCTCCCGGCGCTGGTGCGCCGCGAAGGTTTTGATATCGCCTATGTCGATGTCACCGACCGCCCGCGCCATTCGGGCGTCTCCAACTACGGCTTCTTCGACCGGCTGTGGATCGGCATCATGGATCTGGCCGGCGTCTGGTGGCTGATCCGCCGCAAGCGCGCGACGCCGGTCGCAACCGAGTTCAAATAA
- a CDS encoding lipid-A-disaccharide synthase N-terminal domain-containing protein: protein MLIHYGQTLGDYLYDVFVAKFDFWLAFGLVAQLLFTARFLVQWISSERAGQSVVPMAFWFFSMAGGLMTLVYGIAKREPVIILGQAFATVIYVRNIMLIIKNHASGSKTLDN from the coding sequence ATGCTCATTCACTATGGCCAGACGCTGGGCGACTATCTTTACGACGTGTTCGTCGCCAAGTTCGATTTCTGGCTCGCCTTCGGTTTGGTTGCGCAGCTCTTGTTCACCGCGCGCTTTCTGGTGCAGTGGATTTCCAGCGAGCGCGCCGGACAGAGCGTCGTGCCGATGGCATTCTGGTTCTTCTCGATGGCCGGCGGATTGATGACCCTGGTCTATGGCATCGCCAAGCGCGAGCCGGTGATCATCCTCGGTCAGGCCTTTGCCACGGTGATCTACGTTCGCAACATCATGCTGATCATCAAGAACCACGCCAGCGGATCGAAGACGCTGGACAACTGA
- a CDS encoding helix-turn-helix domain-containing protein — MTTGLDTPNAFETWSAVISPLFEPRACGPTKKTPTGSAYGVIIGDIIIAKVAFNAQDFVRDEQRIRATPDHLLLHLYVSGGFNGHVTGQKTTIGPGKVALIDLAHPVDTRAFASSTVTLIVPRKLLGDLALDDLKPRLDTFRNDLLAAHMQSLLERSAQLNDSDIEATVADTVAFLKRLLAPAPDDSFVEQRDTDENVLALTEAAIRDNLALPELSPDWLALKLDVSRASLYRFFASRGGIMRYVQERRLLAVQAALSDPLETRRLSRLSADLGFNSEAHFSRSFRARFGVTASQYRKMQLDAAATTQLTSPEVVQQWWSSVAQP; from the coding sequence GTGACAACGGGTCTCGATACGCCGAATGCTTTCGAGACCTGGAGCGCGGTGATATCGCCGCTGTTCGAGCCTCGCGCCTGCGGGCCGACCAAAAAGACCCCCACAGGGTCAGCCTACGGCGTCATTATCGGCGACATCATTATCGCCAAGGTGGCGTTCAACGCGCAGGACTTCGTGCGGGACGAGCAGCGCATTCGTGCCACGCCGGATCATTTGCTGCTGCACCTCTACGTCAGCGGCGGGTTCAACGGCCATGTGACCGGACAGAAAACCACGATCGGACCGGGCAAGGTAGCCCTGATCGACTTGGCTCATCCCGTGGACACGCGGGCATTCGCGTCCAGCACGGTCACGCTCATCGTTCCGCGCAAGCTGCTTGGCGATCTTGCGCTGGACGATCTCAAGCCGCGACTGGACACATTCAGGAATGACCTGCTGGCGGCGCATATGCAGTCGCTACTGGAACGCAGCGCTCAGTTGAACGACAGCGACATCGAAGCGACAGTGGCGGATACGGTCGCGTTTCTCAAACGTCTGCTCGCCCCGGCCCCCGACGACTCCTTCGTCGAACAGCGCGATACCGACGAGAACGTGCTGGCGCTGACGGAGGCGGCCATCCGCGACAATCTCGCCCTGCCCGAACTGTCGCCGGACTGGCTGGCTTTGAAGCTCGATGTGTCGCGTGCCTCGCTCTACCGGTTTTTTGCGAGCCGTGGCGGAATCATGCGTTACGTCCAGGAACGGCGGTTGCTCGCTGTACAGGCTGCCCTCAGCGACCCGCTCGAGACGCGACGCCTGTCGCGCCTGTCGGCCGATCTGGGGTTCAACAGCGAAGCCCACTTCAGCCGCAGTTTTCGTGCCCGCTTCGGTGTCACCGCCAGCCAGTATCGCAAGATGCAGCTCGACGCCGCCGCGACGACGCAGCTGACGAGTCCTGAAGTTGTGCAGCAATGGTGGAGCAGCGTAGCTCAACCGTGA